In the genome of Candidatus Woesearchaeota archaeon B3_Woes, one region contains:
- a CDS encoding peptide chain release factor 1 has translation MFEKLEELEKKYEELNKDLSDPKIIANQVEFQKCAKLHSDISKAVLKYKEYKGIIEEIDENSKLLPKEKDVEFKKLINEELEKLKEKKSNLEIELKEIIFPKDPYDKKNCIVEVRAGAGGDEAALFAGDLFRMYSRFAENNGWKTEVMSSSPTGIGGFKEIIFDIIGKEVYGKLKHESGVHRVQRVPVTESSGRIHTSTVTVAILPEVEEVELEISPNDLKIDRFRSTGPGGQSVNTTDSAIRITHIPTGLVVTCQDEKSQHKNKAKALKILRARLLDMAEREKHNELAKKRKSQVGTGDRSERIRTYNFPQNRITDHRIGLNLHNLEEVLEGNLNDLVVNLSEKLKKSSEV, from the coding sequence ATGTTTGAAAAATTAGAAGAATTAGAGAAAAAATACGAAGAATTGAATAAAGATCTTTCTGACCCAAAAATTATTGCTAATCAAGTTGAATTTCAGAAATGTGCAAAGTTGCACTCTGATATTTCTAAAGCAGTTTTAAAATACAAGGAATATAAGGGCATAATAGAAGAGATTGATGAAAATTCAAAATTATTACCAAAAGAAAAAGATGTAGAATTTAAAAAATTAATAAATGAAGAATTAGAAAAATTAAAAGAGAAGAAATCAAATTTAGAAATTGAGTTAAAAGAAATTATCTTCCCCAAAGACCCTTACGATAAAAAAAATTGCATAGTAGAAGTAAGAGCTGGCGCCGGAGGTGACGAAGCTGCACTTTTTGCCGGTGACCTTTTTAGAATGTATTCTCGATTTGCAGAAAATAATGGATGGAAAACTGAAGTAATGAGTTCTAGTCCTACCGGAATCGGAGGATTTAAAGAGATAATATTTGACATAATAGGAAAAGAAGTATACGGAAAGTTAAAACACGAGAGTGGAGTACATCGAGTTCAACGTGTTCCTGTTACCGAATCAAGCGGAAGGATACATACTTCAACTGTTACGGTGGCTATACTTCCTGAGGTAGAAGAGGTAGAACTGGAAATTAGTCCAAATGATTTAAAAATTGACCGTTTTCGTTCTACCGGTCCTGGAGGGCAAAGCGTTAATACTACAGATTCAGCAATAAGGATTACCCATATTCCCACCGGATTGGTAGTCACCTGCCAGGATGAGAAATCCCAACATAAGAACAAAGCTAAGGCTTTAAAAATATTAAGAGCAAGGCTTTTAGATATGGCAGAAAGAGAAAAACATAATGAGCTTGCTAAGAAGAGAAAAAGCCAGGTGGGCACAGGAGATAGAAGTGAAAGAATTAGAACTTATAATTTCCCTCAAAATAGAATAACCGATCATCGTATTGGTTTAAATTTACATAATTTAGAAGAAGTATTAGAAGGAAATTTAAATGATTTGGTAGTCAATCTTTCAGAAAAATTAAAAAAGAGCAGCGAAGTATAA
- a CDS encoding protein-tyrosine-phosphatase, translating to MIKTILFICTGNTCRSAMAEGIFKKMLKERTEDDTRFNIISAGIFALQGMRPTSEAIKVMVEQGVDISRQIATQVQEDLVKKADIILVMSNTHKDYIRTKFTFAQDKIYLIKEFAQIGEFKSIQKTNENYEIVDPLGRPIEFYRIVARELKENLEKILDKILEENNK from the coding sequence ATGATCAAAACCATCTTATTTATCTGTACCGGTAATACCTGCCGAAGCGCTATGGCGGAAGGTATATTTAAAAAAATGTTAAAAGAAAGAACAGAGGATGATACCAGATTTAATATTATATCAGCTGGAATTTTTGCTCTGCAGGGTATGCGACCCACTTCTGAAGCAATTAAGGTTATGGTTGAGCAAGGTGTTGATATTTCGCGACAAATAGCCACCCAAGTACAAGAAGATTTGGTTAAAAAGGCAGATATAATTTTGGTTATGTCCAATACACATAAAGATTATATTAGAACAAAATTTACCTTTGCTCAAGATAAAATTTATTTGATTAAAGAATTTGCTCAGATTGGCGAATTTAAAAGTATACAAAAAACTAACGAGAACTATGAAATAGTTGACCCTCTTGGTAGACCTATAGAATTTTATCGAATTGTAGCAAGAGAGTTGAAAGAAAACTTAGAAAAGATATTAGATAAAATTCTTGAAGAAAATAATAAATAA
- a CDS encoding thymidine kinase, with product MREGENTGWIEVICGSMFSGKSEELIRRVRRVQIAKKKVQVFKPTIDNRYAVQYIYSHNGTKVEAINITKPKEILESIEPDTEVIAIDEAQFYDDDIVSICQELADQGKRVIIAGLDQDFRGEPFGPIPKLLAVAEYVDKLQAICIICGNTASRTQRLVNGQPAKYSDPTILIGAKESYEARCRKCHVVLKK from the coding sequence ATGCGTGAAGGTGAAAATACTGGTTGGATCGAAGTTATATGTGGGAGTATGTTTAGCGGGAAGAGTGAAGAATTAATAAGAAGAGTGCGTAGAGTTCAAATTGCTAAAAAAAAGGTTCAGGTATTTAAACCAACAATTGATAATAGATACGCTGTTCAGTATATTTACTCACATAATGGCACTAAGGTTGAAGCTATAAATATTACTAAGCCAAAAGAAATTTTAGAAAGTATTGAACCGGATACTGAGGTAATCGCTATTGATGAAGCTCAATTTTATGATGATGATATTGTATCCATTTGCCAAGAACTTGCAGATCAAGGGAAAAGGGTAATCATTGCAGGTTTAGACCAGGATTTTAGGGGAGAACCATTTGGCCCGATACCTAAATTGCTTGCAGTAGCAGAATATGTAGATAAGTTACAAGCAATATGTATAATTTGTGGTAATACTGCTTCCAGGACTCAAAGATTAGTAAATGGTCAGCCAGCAAAGTATAGCGATCCAACCATATTGATTGGAGCAAAAGAAAGTTATGAAGCGAGATGTCGGAAATGCCATGTAGTACTAAAGAAATAG
- a CDS encoding thymidylate synthase (FAD), with amino-acid sequence MKVRLINYTKDPEKIVAQSARLCYSELGIDELNEKFTDKSRTNLIKKIIKLGHYSVLEHATFTFAIEGISRVTSHQLVRHRLASFSQQSQRYVKISEKGFPYIVPKSIAQEEKLNKIFINAIKKLDRIYHILLDHNIEAEDARYILPQAVTTKMIISANARELLLIFKLRCCNRAQWEIREVAMNMLREVKKIAPTIFENAGPPCILGPCPEGELSCGKPWSKNKEKGVNG; translated from the coding sequence ATGAAAGTTAGGTTGATAAATTACACTAAAGACCCTGAAAAAATAGTAGCTCAGTCAGCAAGATTATGTTATTCTGAATTAGGTATTGATGAATTAAATGAAAAGTTTACTGATAAATCCAGAACAAACTTAATTAAAAAGATAATAAAATTGGGACATTATTCTGTTTTAGAGCATGCCACTTTTACTTTTGCTATAGAAGGAATTTCCCGGGTCACTTCTCATCAGTTAGTAAGACATCGGCTTGCTTCTTTTTCTCAACAAAGCCAAAGGTACGTTAAAATAAGTGAAAAAGGATTTCCTTATATTGTTCCAAAATCTATTGCGCAGGAAGAAAAATTAAATAAAATATTTATCAATGCTATTAAAAAATTAGACAGAATTTACCATATATTATTAGATCATAATATAGAAGCAGAAGATGCAAGATATATTTTGCCACAGGCGGTTACAACTAAAATGATAATATCTGCAAATGCACGGGAATTACTGCTTATCTTTAAATTAAGATGTTGCAATAGAGCTCAATGGGAGATTAGAGAAGTTGCTATGAATATGTTAAGAGAAGTTAAAAAAATTGCCCCAACTATATTTGAAAATGCCGGGCCGCCTTGCATTTTAGGACCTTGCCCCGAAGGGGAATTATCCTGTGGTAAACCCTGGTCTAAAAATAAAGAAAAAGGAGTAAATGGATAA
- the prmC gene encoding protein-(glutamine-N5) methyltransferase, release factor-specific — protein MRKIFKNKGIINPGREAEILLNYFLGMSRSEIYLNSERILKDIEKKQLGKKIQKRIDKIPLQYITKHQEFMGMDFLVEKGVLIPRPETEILVDEVIKRLKNYKYSNNLKVVDLGTGTGIIAISIAKFIENIIIYATDISKKSLQVALKNTQKHDSKDKIIFLQGDLFEPFIGRIEKNSLDGIISNPPYIDSYNFKLLPPEIKDNEPKIALSGGIDGLDYYRKIIKKSPYYLKKSGFIALEVGINQSKIVEELIIRENSFNQNIEVINDYLGIERVVIAYRK, from the coding sequence ATTCGTAAAATATTTAAAAATAAGGGAATAATAAATCCAGGAAGAGAAGCGGAAATTCTATTAAATTATTTTCTAGGAATGAGCAGAAGTGAAATATATTTGAATTCTGAAAGAATATTAAAAGATATAGAAAAAAAACAATTAGGGAAAAAGATTCAAAAAAGAATAGATAAAATTCCCCTCCAATATATAACTAAACATCAAGAATTTATGGGGATGGATTTTTTGGTAGAAAAAGGAGTTTTAATCCCTCGACCGGAAACAGAGATTTTAGTAGACGAAGTTATCAAAAGATTAAAAAATTATAAATATTCTAATAATTTAAAGGTAGTAGATTTAGGAACCGGTACAGGTATAATTGCTATAAGTATAGCTAAATTTATAGAAAATATTATCATCTACGCAACCGATATTTCTAAAAAATCTTTGCAAGTAGCATTAAAAAATACTCAAAAACATGATAGTAAAGATAAAATTATATTTCTACAGGGAGACTTATTTGAACCTTTTATCGGTAGAATTGAAAAAAACAGCTTAGATGGAATTATTTCAAATCCTCCTTATATAGATTCTTACAATTTTAAATTATTGCCACCCGAAATAAAAGATAATGAACCTAAGATTGCTTTATCTGGAGGAATTGACGGTTTAGATTATTATCGCAAAATTATAAAGAAAAGCCCTTATTATTTAAAAAAAAGCGGTTTTATAGCATTAGAAGTAGGTATAAATCAGTCGAAAATAGTTGAAGAATTAATTATTAGAGAGAATAGCTTTAATCAAAATATAGAAGTTATAAATGATTATTTGGGGATAGAGAGAGTAGTAATAGCATACAGAAAATAA